From Anticarsia gemmatalis isolate Benzon Research Colony breed Stoneville strain chromosome 16, ilAntGemm2 primary, whole genome shotgun sequence:
ATAAAGCCATGTTCATATGAATTCGTTTTAAATTGCAGTCCTAACACATTTTAAGTGTATCGTAATTTTCGCCTGCTCCCATAGGAAAAACACGTAATTTTACGCTTATACACAAAATACAGGCACGATTCGAATAAAACGTTGATCCATTAAGTGCTCTTGTTCGCGGTTCCTTCGAGGGTTTTAATGTCACGCGATACAGTTGCGCGTCACTATTGAATTAAGATCTTTTTCCCAttttagagatatttttttcgttaaattTATAGAGTTGAATTAATGCTTAATTTGGTGTGCCagttaatttcttatttttccgCGAAATTATTTTCCAGTAATACAAAAAGTTGAAAGCTCTTTGCACAGTTCAAGTTATACTTGAGCGTAGAAAAGTGTTTACAGAATGTacataaagatttaaaaaactGAAACGAATTTAGTACACATTGTGTATTAATTTCGTTTAAAGGAtatccttttatttttaaaattaatgaatgtcccaaaatcttaaaaagtatgatataagaaatatattaatgccatcaaaaacattctgtaaaaacctcaagtctcgccgtaaaaagttgtgagatctatgtatataataccaagtcgattaatctatttagtctctacttaaaggaccttctgtcttaagttattacgtatgttattatcatgccaatttaaaaaaaaatgcctttaaaacaaatagaccgacctggccatcgcatgctttgattattagtatgtatcacactacacaacacgacgagaagttaatgctcctgaaatgttaatggcgaatttgtgttttcttgcgatgaccaagtcgatctatttgttttaaaggtattttttttaaattggcatgataataacatacgtaataacttaagacagaaggtcctttaagtagagactaaatagattaatcgacttggtattatatacatagatctcacaactttttacggcgagacttgaggtttttacagaatgtttttgatggcatctcacttctttttgtagagcgaacataagtccaattcgtatggaaagacgtttttttttcataattcaacatattttcctatgggaatgttgttcagtttcatgggctaaacacccttacccaccctataccccctcccgttatgcctcatatagtaggtacctatttacacctatttattttattttctacagtaataataattcattaactgcaaatgtaaccttgtaatcttatacatttatatgggattacaaagttattgttgcagttggtgtattcagaaaactggaccgaaattagaaagtattgaatttttcccatgattaagacactaagccctatttgtattctaaattttaagcttctaagtctgctagaagtaccttagacttttgatgatcggtgagtcagtgagtcagtgaatcagtgagtgacaaaattcaaaattttaacaagttgtcattcttaaactactggttcaaattgactgaaattttaaatataccgtgtttttacaatgactgattagttgctgaaaatccaggcttcttgttttatccacaacgaaattataggggtgtcaaaaatagcccgaattgcttcgagaaaaggatgttacggccgtgccgcttttttttgctcgacttgcgggggcacttccgtgcccccagaaaATTGTATTACGATCCCACTTTCTCTAGACTAAAAACACTtctaaaatatatcaatatttaataatctTTTATCCAACACCACATAGAACTACTAGCATAAATATACGTATATTAATACCCGCAAGTCAATAGATACTCAAACAGCGAACATTGACGTCACATTATTTCAGCCAAGCACATATTGACAGAGTGCTTCAGCCCCTTATTTTCCATACACTAGATGTTTCCCGTTAGGAATAATGATGTGCATATAAGTACGGATTATGTTTGCAAAGTGGTGGTTTGAGTACTAATAGGAGTAATggtattcaaagaaaatatgtaaCTTCGAATCTCTAGTCAGGACAAGTAAGTACTTTTAGGCCTAGATTTTACCTTATTAACCTAGCAACCTAGGTTAATAAAGTTAGTAGTAGAAAGTATATAGTTCtgttatacttttaaatttgaGTGTTGTTGACGACGAAATAGAAAATCTGGTTTTAAGTGTTTTTGAAGCTACTTTGGAGACGATCATAGTTAGGtatctatttttatacattttgaagCTTCTCGCAGCCGTATAACGTTTTAATTGTacatcataaatataaaatgatgtgAAAATGTTGTGTTAAAACTCACCTTTTTATTTGTTCCActgtaaatattctttaaaactacttcaatgttattttgctttttataaGTAGATTTAACCTTTAGACTCCGACTACGCATCTCAAACATCATGTTATTTTCCCCGGCTGTTTTTGTTTGAGTCTGACAAACAAAACTGATTGCTTTCCCTCTGGATCATGTCCAGGAACGGAAGCAGATTCTAATTATCTCTTGCATCTGTTTGCAAATGTACTTTATTTTGATACCTACTATATCATAGTTGATCGTGGGCGTTTCTATTTTGGTAGCTTTTTTATCAAGTTAGGTTTAGGAAGAAAGGCAAGACTGAACACAAGGTCTTGGAAACGAATTTTCGAACTATGGTATTGACGTCTCGGACTATCTCAATGGAAATAAAGTGTGACTTTATGTATGGATCGCAATGAAGTGGAGCTCTTTAATTCAGAGtgtattttttagaaatatggTGTTTCCATGTTTCACACACTTTCTCTAAACGAAGTTGCAGCCTGAGATTAATTAAAAGTACCCTTTAGAAActcattttgttgtttattcCTAAGGAGCATAGGACAAGCTTTATGCTTTTTTATTGCCTAGCATCAGAGTCGAAACCTCAGCGTCAGTCTGTAGATGCATATCTTACTTTACAACATGAACTAGAGTGGAGAATATTACCTTCTAATATAATACGAATTTCTAGTTTAAAGAATGTGTAgtgtagattttaattaatcatttgaGTATTGAAAGTTATGctctattaaatttatttggtGCAGCTCATTCAATAAACCATTCACACATTGAGTGCGGTCGCTTTGTCCAGTGCTTGTTCGTGACGTAATCATTTTAACCtgcttttatataataaaaagtagtaaTTTTTGTTGAACTATGTTCTGAATGaaaggttaaaatatttaattaatatcctttacaaaataaagtcgGTTTTATATTATGTGGTGGTTAGGATTGTCATCAAACCAAAATCACTAAAGACGGGTTGCGGGTTCGATTATTacatgaaacaaaatgtttgtgAGTGAGTCAAGATTAGATCTTAGTACACGACTTTAACTATTCAGATTAGtgcaaaacatatatttttgtaagtatattCCAATTATTTAATTCGGTCACGAATAAGATTTCTAGTTTTCCACAACTTCAGTCCTTTCAAACTCAAGATTATCAAAACTGAAACGAATTTAATGTAGCGAGACGCAGCCTGGCCGAGAAACTCGTTCCTTGAATTATTCCTTTCGGGTTCACTGTAGCTCAAACGAGGCAATTTACTTCCAAAATAGGGATGTTGCTAATACAATAAAGACAAAACAGATTTTCGTTATAAATAATTCGTTGGAGAAGGTTTGGTGACAAATAATAGGCGCTTTGACGACTGGAGCGCTTGTTAGTTGACAACTACTCACACTATGTAATGCAGAGAAATAGACAACCTTAAACCCGGTCtgtgataaataaaacataaatcttCCTTTAAATTGCTTTTGAGTTTCTTTTGGTGGACTTACCTCGtctgtatgtttttaaaacaatcatctgggggcacggaagtgcccccgcaagtcgagcaaaaaaaagcggcacggccgtaccatccttttctcgaagcaattcgggctattttctacccccctataatgtcgttgtggataaaacaagaagcctgaattttcagctactaattattcattgtataaacacggtatatttaaaatttcagtcaatttgaaccagtagtttaaaaattacaacttgttaaaattttgaattttgtcactcactgattcactgactcactgactcaccgatcatcaaaagtataaggtacttctagcagacttagaagcttaaaatttagaatacaaatagggtttagtgtcttaatcatgggaaaaattcaatattttctaatttcggtccagttttctaaatacactaactgcaacattaactttgtaatcccatataaatgtataagattacaagattacatttgcagttaagaatcattattactgtagaaaataataaataataggtgtagataggtacatactatatgaggcataacgggaggggatataaggtgggtaagggtgcttagcccatgaaactgaaaaacattcccataggaaaatatgttgaattataagaaaaaacgtctttccatacaaattggacttatgttcgttctacaaaaagaagtgagatgccaccaaaaacattctgtaaaacctcaagtctcgcagctcagtctttctggcgtaaaaagtggtgagatctatataataccaagtcgattaatctatttcgtctctacttaaaggaccttctgtcttaagttattacataagttattatcatgccaatattaaaaatattttacgtttaaaacaaaaagatcgacttggtcatcgcatgaaaacacaaattcgccattaaaatttcaggagcattaacttctcgtcgtgctgtgtagtgtaatacatacaaatcatgcgatggccaggtcggtctatttgttttaaacgtaaaatatttttaatattggcatgataataacttatgtaataacttaagacagaaggtcctttaagtagagacgaaatagattaatcgacttggtattatatagatctcaccactttttacgccagaaagactgagctgcgagacttgaggttttacagaatgtttttggtggcataacTTTTTACTTGATCGACCGATTTTGATAATTCTTTTCTTGTTTGAAAACTAGTCCTTTCGGTCCTTTTATAATCTAACTAGTAGTTTTTGCTTTATCCTTAAATATGCGTAGCCAAATTGTTAAACTTACATACCCTATGCAAGTAGACAAAAACCTGACCGTAACAAATTTTCCTACATTAAAGGGTGAAGGAAACTTCAATTAAGAAATACACATAGAACATTTAATCTAATAGTCATGATAGTCTTTGTAGTCATGGAAACCGGAGAATACGACAGTTTCCTTGAATATGTTCTTCATAGCATGACGTTGACAGAACTCCAGTCCTACTTCAACGTACCCTGAAATAGCAAAATGATTATTTGATGACATAAATGCTTATTGCAAAATGATTATTATGAGTCAGCTCGTAACCACTTTCgactcgatcgaaacgtcgggtagcAAATTATGTATCGTCAACCTTAAAATTGTCGTCACTTTTAAGACCCGTTAGCAATACAATATTATGAGTTTTTACACATTTcacgcgatagtttaaaaattttaatgattatttgaGAAACTGAATGCTCACTTATGATCAATGACTATACTCAGAAACCGTATGTATCCTTAAATCAAGCTTGTATTTTAATGccaatcaattataattattagaaagGATGAAGTATTTAAtcaatactaatttaataaatataaagttacagGTGTCTGTATAACTGAGAAGaggaaacattatttattttatctaaatattagTTGGCAAGGCATTACAATCATGTTGCACCACATCGTCAAAATACGGGcataacttaatacaaaataaaacaactataaaataCTACCATTATCTTCGTCACCCCTACAATTGAGCATGTCCAAATAGCAGCCGTTGTTGAAGGTCCTGTATTTATAGAACCTTAGCTTAGAGGCCCCACACACCGGCCTGTAGTGGTTCGGACAGAACACAGGGCACGAGTCGCCGTAGAACCTTCTCAAGTTATTCAGTTGACTTTTTATACAGAAGTCGATGTCTTGTTCGAAGAAACCTGAAAACATAATCATGGCTGTGTATACCTACATACAGAGACATAAAATTGCGCCTTGTATCTTCATGGGTGGTTAGAGACaagagaacgccatttggtacttGGTATAGTAAAGGGTATTtgtcattgaaaatattttttttagagtCGCAGTCGAAAATGTTTAGAAATTATTGTTAGGTACATGAAGAGACGTATATTgcaatagttatattttttcttaattctaAACTTACAACAAAATGGTCAGACTGAAGTAAAATGTCATAGacatcatattataaatacaaaacttgGCATGAATCTTCTTTAAAATGATTCGGCACacgctataaaaaaaatgtacctattacAAAACATggatcaattaatttatttctcttGAAAGTAAACAAACTAAGTATTAATACCAGTTTCtattaaacttaaactaaaGTTGCAGTCTTAAACTTCATTTAAAGCAAGTAAACACACGTCAAAACAGCAGTTTAATTCCCAACATCGTGATAGCGCATTAATGCGCGACGAGGCCTAGTTCTCAACTCTATCTAGAACAACAACCTGTAGCGTGGCGCGAACAATACATGCATTTCTCTTGTGAATAACTACTGGACAATTATGAGAGTTTCGTGTTGCAGATTTACTTGAATGTTGTATACATAGGGTGTTGTTTTTGGTTAgtctttgtttatttagatttagagaaaataaaagcaaaatgaGTAACTAAAATGTAGTATAATTGGTGCTAAAAATAGAGTTCATAAttacagtatttataaaaatgcagaAAACACAgtagaatatataaataagctattgaaatatttttcaaaacagaATTTCTAACATAGCAATAAATCTATCGTATTGAGATATTAAGTAGAAACAATTACTACTATTCCGAGTTGCAAGAGATATAATTTCATCACTGTCCCATTCTAATGGGTCTCGTCTCGAAATGAGAGAGGATTTAAACAAGCaaagaaaatagtaaatacATGTCCTTCAGCATGCGAACACAATAGCAATTTCTATTTTAGTACTTCTACTAAACAAAGAGCCGCACCAATTACTGTTTTCACCTTTAAGTAAAGTTGTAGGTGTTATAAATGTAACCTAAATTAGACCTAACTCACGCTATAATCCTAATACTAAACAACATTTAGTAAAACATATAGAGGTACAGAAACCAATGAACTTCATTCGTTACAATTATGTGGGTACAATATATTAGTTAATTTGCTAATAGGAATGAAAGCAATAAAAGCCAAGTGGTGTAAGTATCTCACGTAAAGAATTCGGTGGTTCAAAACATAGGCAAGACTAACGAtatttcaaagttgtttaacttttttttttaaggcaACTACCGCACTAaaagttgctcttgtgtcgcggggacttttacaaacacacaaacaacggacacaaagcacaaccagacccgaaacaatgatttgtggatcgcacaaataattactccgtgtgggaatcgaacccacaacctcccgtttcagtggtatcggcgtggcgacctaaaccactgcgccacggaggcagtaagaAGAGCATCGTGATAAAAACTTGTGTGGCTTAAAGTtctaataaatagtttttgaacaATTTTGCAAGGTTTGCTTGGTATctggtcattttaattttagctTAAACTTT
This genomic window contains:
- the LOC142979514 gene encoding uncharacterized protein LOC142979514, translated to MSNLLLCCVVLYTVTVAMCDVCNIQCPQGDKMACAFDAENKTYKMFSSKCAMIAYGECHNIGFFEQDIDFCIKSQLNNLRRFYGDSCPVFCPNHYRPVCGASKLRFYKYRTFNNGCYLDMLNCRGDEDNGYVEVGLEFCQRHAMKNIFKETVVFSGFHDYKDYHDY